From the unidentified bacterial endosymbiont genome, one window contains:
- the tnpA gene encoding IS66-like element accessory protein TnpA, producing the protein MQKNVTPGRRKGCPNYSPEFKQQLVAASCKPGISISKLALENGINANLLFKWRQQWRDGKLLLPSSESPLLLPVTLDATAVQPESLAEDPGLSISCEVTFRHGTLRLNGTVSETFLALLIQELKR; encoded by the coding sequence ATGCAGAAAAATGTGACCCCCGGCAGGCGTAAGGGCTGCCCTAATTATTCTCCTGAGTTTAAGCAGCAGCTCGTTGCTGCCTCCTGCAAACCCGGAATATCCATTTCAAAACTGGCGCTTGAAAACGGCATCAACGCCAATTTGTTATTTAAATGGCGCCAGCAGTGGCGCGACGGAAAGCTACTGTTACCTTCCTCAGAGAGTCCTCTGCTACTTCCTGTGACTCTCGATGCCACTGCCGTACAGCCAGAATCGCTCGCAGAAGACCCGGGGCTCAGTATCAGCTGTGAGGTAACGTTCCGGCACGGGACGCTTCGCCTCAACGGCACTGTCAGCGAAACGTTCCTGGCTCTGCTGATACAGGAACTGAAGCGATGA
- a CDS encoding ogr/Delta-like zinc finger family protein: MFRCPFCGAMARTRTSRKITDMTIRQYHQCQNLECSRSFTTLNSVEREVTKRAGTAPLPPDFIPRDAFPASHYGRDQLNLAL; the protein is encoded by the coding sequence ATGTTCAGATGTCCATTTTGCGGCGCTATGGCCCGCACCCGTACCAGCCGTAAAATAACCGATATGACTATCCGGCAATATCACCAGTGTCAGAATCTGGAATGTAGCCGGTCATTCACCACGCTTAACAGCGTAGAAAGGGAAGTAACAAAACGTGCGGGCACTGCACCGTTACCGCCTGATTTCATCCCGCGCGATGCTTTCCCGGCATCACATTACGGCAGAGACCAGCTTAATCTGGCCCTCTGA
- the tnpB gene encoding IS66 family insertion sequence element accessory protein TnpB (TnpB, as the term is used for proteins encoded by IS66 family insertion elements, is considered an accessory protein, since TnpC, encoded by a neighboring gene, is a DDE family transposase.), giving the protein MIPLPSGTKIWLVAGITDMRNGFNGLAAKVQTALKDDPMSGHVFIFRGRSGSQVKLLWSTGDGLCLLTKRLERGRFAWPSARDGKVFLTPAQLAMLMEGIDWRQPKRLLTSLTML; this is encoded by the coding sequence ATGATCCCGCTACCTTCAGGTACTAAAATCTGGCTGGTTGCCGGTATCACCGACATGCGTAACGGCTTCAACGGCCTGGCCGCAAAGGTGCAGACCGCGCTGAAAGATGACCCGATGTCCGGCCACGTCTTCATCTTCCGGGGACGCAGCGGCAGTCAGGTCAAACTGCTCTGGTCCACCGGTGACGGGCTGTGCCTGCTGACAAAGCGACTGGAACGTGGTCGCTTCGCCTGGCCCTCAGCCCGCGATGGCAAAGTGTTCCTGACGCCGGCGCAGCTGGCGATGCTGATGGAAGGTATCGACTGGCGACAGCCAAAGCGGTTACTGACGTCCCTGACCATGTTGTAG